One segment of Mus caroli chromosome 6, CAROLI_EIJ_v1.1, whole genome shotgun sequence DNA contains the following:
- the Cd27 gene encoding CD27 antigen, producing MAWPPPYWLCMLGTLVGLSATLAPNSCPDKHYWTGGGLCCXMCEPGTFFVKDCEXDRTAAQCDPCIPGTSFSPDYHTRPHCESCRHCNSGFLNRSCTVTANAECTCSTGWQCRDQECTECDPPLNPALTRQPSEXPSPQPPPTHLPHGTEKPSWPLHRHLSDSTVYSHQSSRRPLCSSDCIWIFVTFSSMFLVXVLGAILFFHQRRNHGPNEDRQAVPEEPCPYSCPREEEGSAIPIQEDYRKPEPASYP from the exons ATGGCATGGCCACCTCCCTACTGGCTCTGCATGCTGGGGACCTTGGTAGGACTCTCAGCTACCCTAGCCCCAAACAGCTGTCCAGACAAACACTACTGGACTGGGGGAGGACTCTGCTGCCNGATGTGTGAGCCAG GTACATTCTTTGTGAAGGACTGTGAACANGACAGAACAGCTGCTCAGTGTGATCCCTGTATACCAGGCACCTCCTTCTCTCCAGACTACCACACCCGGCCCCACTGCGAGAGCTGCAGGCATTGTAACTCTG GTTTTCTCAACCGCAGCTGCACAGTCACTGCCAATGCTGAGTGCACCTGTTCCACAGGCTGGCAGTGCAGGGACCAGGAATGTACAGAGTGTGACCCTCCTCTAAACCCTGCACTGACCAGACAGCCATCTGAGNCCCCGAGTCCAcagccaccacccacccacttaccTCATGGCACAG AGAAGCCATCCTGGCCCCTACACAGGCATCTTTCCGACTCAACTGTCTATAGCCACCAGTCAT CCCGTAGACCCCTGTGCAGCTCGGACTGCATCTGGATCTTTGTGACCTTCTCCAGCATGTTTCTTGTCTTNGTCCTGGGTGCAATCTTGTTCTTCCATCAAAGAAGAAACCACGGGCCAA atgaagacaggcaggcagtgcCTGAAGAGCCTTGTCCTTACAGCTGccccagggaggaggagggcagtgccatccctatCCAGGAGGACTACCGGAAACCCGAGCCTGCTTCCTACCCTTGA
- the Tapbpl gene encoding tapasin-related protein, which yields MGLEPSWCLLLCLAVSGAAGTGPPTAPTTAERRWQPTDIVLDCFLVTEDRHRGAFASSGDRERALLVLKQVPVLDDGSLEGITDFQGSTETKQDSPIIFEASVDLVQIPQAEALLHADCSGKAVTCEISKYFLQARQEATFEKAHWFISNMQVSRGGPSVSMVMKTLRDAEAGAVWHPTLNLPLSAQGTVKTQVEFQVTSETQTLNHLLGSSVSLHCSFSVAPGLELTGVEWRQQHKGSGQLVYSWKTGQGQAKRKGATLEPEELLRAGNASLTLPNLTLKDEGNYICQISTSLYQAQQIMPLNILAPPKVQLNLANKDPLPSLICSVAGYYPLDVAVTWIREELGGAPAQVSGASFSSLRQSLMGTYSISSTVTADPGPTGATYICQVAHVSLEEPLTTSMRVLPNTGTGGVLSLPLSIFRLGLPCLHVIFGCVLILMRFXSSTFCTLLTLSFPEWHPLPL from the exons ATGGGCTTGGAGCCCAGCTGGTGTCTGCTGCTCTGTTTGGCTGTCTCTGGCGCGGCAGGGACTG GCCCTCCCACAGCACCCACCACAGCAGAAAGACGGTGGCAGCCCACAGACATCGTCTTAGACTGCTTCTTGGTGACAGAAGACAGGCACCGCGGGGCTTTTGCCAGcagtggggacagggagagggccTTGCTTGTGCTGAAGCAGGTACCAGTGCTGGATGATGGCTCCCTGGAAGGCATCACAGATTTCCAGGGGAGCACAGAGACCAAACAGGATTCACCTATTATCTTTGAGGCCTCAG TGGACTTGGTACAGATTCCCCAGGCAGAGGCGTTGCTCCATGCTGACTGCAGCGGGAAGGCGGTGACCTGTGAGATCTCCAAGTATTTCCTCCAGGCCAGACAAGAGGCCACTTTTGAGAAAGCACATTGGTTCATCAGCAACATGCAGGTATCTAGAGGCGGCCCCAGTGTCTCCATGGTGATGAAGACTCTAAGAGATGCTGAAGCTGGAGCTGTCTGGCACCCTACACTGAACCTACCTCTGAGCGCCCAGGGCACAGTGAAGACTCAAG TGGAGTTCCAGGTGACATCAGAGACCCAAACCCTAAACCACCTGCTGGGgtcctctgtctccctgcactGCAGTTTCTCCGTGGCaccaggcctggaactcactggcgtGGAGTGGCGGCAGCAGCATAAAGGCAGCGGCCAGCTGGTGTACAGCTGGAAGACAGGGCAGGGGCAGGCCAAGCGNAAGGGCGCTACACTGGAGCCTGAGGAGCTACTCAGGGCTGGAAATGCCTCTCTCACCTTACCCAACCTCACTCTAAAGGATGAGGGGAACTACATCTGCCAGATCTCCACCTCTCTGTACCAAGCTCAACAGATCATGCCACTTAACATCCTGG CTCCCCCCAAAGTACAACTGAACTTGGCAAACAAGGATCCTCTGCCTTCCCTCATCTGCAGTGTTGCCGGCTACTATCCTCTGGATGTGGCAGTGACGTGGATTCGAGAGGAGCTGGGTGGAGCTCCAGCCCAAGTCTCTGGTGCCTCCTTCTCCAGCCTCAGACAGAGCTTGATGGGAACCTACAGCATTTCTTCCACGGTGACGGCTGATCCAGGCCCCACAGGTGCCACTTACATCTGCCAAGTCGCCCACGTCTCCCTGGAGGAGCCCCTTACAACCAGCATGAGGGTTTTGCCAAATACAGGTACTGGGGgtgtcctctctctccccctgtctaTATTCAGGCTGGGACTCCCCTGCTTACACGTCATCTTTGGCTGTGTGCTGATTCTCATGCGCTTCNTCAGTTCCACCTTCTGCACACTCTTGACTTTATCTTTCCCAGAGTGGCATCCTCTACCACTATGA